In Candidatus Fermentibacter sp., one genomic interval encodes:
- the lepB gene encoding signal peptidase I: MTRAKVLDWFLQLALALIIFFGFLRPYVVESFRIPSPSMEGTLLVGDHILVLKAAKGQRIPWTDRLEPPLHSFRGGEQGLLMPALGTIERGDILVFRYPADMNRDFVKRTVALAGDTVSVRNDTLFVNGEPSSFPVQFQDRFSPNPLDIAWPACIPSLRGRVPDLAYEGIARGATREWESYVVPPGHVFMMGDNRDNSSDSRVWGPLDQDLVKGEAMCIYWSWVPGDGLPLLGRIARLVR, translated from the coding sequence GTGACGAGGGCGAAGGTGCTGGACTGGTTTCTGCAGCTTGCTCTTGCGCTGATCATATTCTTCGGCTTCCTGAGGCCCTACGTCGTAGAGAGCTTCCGGATCCCGTCGCCCAGCATGGAGGGCACCCTCCTGGTGGGCGACCACATCCTCGTCCTCAAGGCCGCCAAGGGGCAGCGCATCCCCTGGACCGACAGGCTTGAACCGCCCCTGCACTCCTTCAGGGGGGGCGAGCAGGGCCTGCTGATGCCGGCCCTGGGCACGATCGAGAGGGGAGACATCCTCGTGTTCCGGTATCCCGCGGACATGAACCGGGATTTCGTCAAGCGCACCGTGGCGCTCGCAGGCGACACCGTGAGCGTCAGGAACGACACCCTGTTCGTGAACGGCGAGCCGTCCTCCTTCCCCGTCCAGTTCCAGGACAGGTTCTCGCCCAATCCGCTCGACATCGCCTGGCCTGCATGCATCCCCTCCCTGCGCGGGAGGGTGCCCGACCTCGCCTACGAGGGTATCGCCCGGGGAGCGACGCGCGAATGGGAATCCTATGTCGTCCCGCCCGGGCACGTCTTCATGATGGGTGACAACAGGGACAACTCCAGCGACAGCAGGGTCTGGGGCCCCCTCGACCAGGACCTGGTCAAGGGCGAGGCGATGTGCATCTACTGGTCTTGGGTCCCTGGCGACGGACTGCCCCTCCTGGGGCGGATAGCGCGGCTCGTGAGATGA
- a CDS encoding mechanosensitive ion channel family protein — protein MSEFFEGLYSFAPGGVPAGRIAIALAVVVVAFALSATARAILGRLSKRLSGMPSRLTAKLRRPVGFLVLLLCCYAAARTLPVSEGVVTVLDRILLVGSTGAVVWLLVSITDCVAENLAVSARASDSRFDDQMLPILRNTARVLIFVLGVVFVIQAFGYPVGGIVAGLGIGGMAVALAAQDTLGGIFASIAIFLEKPFMVGDYVELQGVQGTVSDVGIRSTRIRTVERTLVTVPNRKIVENVVDNWAGRESRRTLMSFGLTYDTTLTALGDFLDRLREELRSDPDVEPDSWSVHFRGFGESSLEVEVLMFLKTVDYRQWLSMRERKGLMIMREVEAAGLSFAFPTRTVRIER, from the coding sequence ATGTCGGAGTTTTTCGAGGGTCTTTACTCCTTCGCCCCCGGCGGAGTCCCGGCGGGAAGGATCGCCATAGCCCTGGCGGTGGTCGTGGTGGCTTTCGCGCTCTCCGCGACAGCCAGGGCGATCCTCGGCAGGCTGTCGAAGAGGCTCTCCGGCATGCCATCGAGGCTGACGGCGAAACTCCGCAGACCCGTCGGATTCCTCGTTCTCCTGCTCTGCTGCTACGCCGCCGCCAGGACCCTGCCCGTCTCGGAAGGAGTGGTCACCGTCCTGGACAGGATTCTGCTGGTCGGGTCGACCGGTGCCGTGGTCTGGCTGCTGGTGAGCATCACGGACTGCGTGGCCGAGAACCTGGCTGTGTCGGCCAGGGCCAGCGACTCCCGGTTCGACGACCAGATGCTGCCCATACTCCGGAACACGGCCAGGGTGCTGATCTTCGTGCTCGGGGTGGTATTCGTCATCCAGGCCTTCGGCTACCCCGTCGGGGGCATCGTAGCCGGCCTCGGGATAGGCGGCATGGCGGTCGCCCTGGCCGCCCAGGACACCCTCGGCGGCATCTTCGCGTCCATCGCCATCTTCCTCGAGAAACCCTTCATGGTGGGCGACTACGTCGAACTGCAGGGGGTCCAGGGGACGGTGTCCGACGTTGGCATCAGGTCCACCAGGATAAGGACCGTCGAGAGAACCCTCGTGACGGTGCCCAACCGCAAGATAGTCGAGAACGTGGTCGACAACTGGGCGGGCAGGGAGTCGAGGCGGACGCTGATGTCCTTCGGCCTCACCTACGATACGACGCTGACGGCGCTCGGGGACTTCCTGGACAGACTGCGGGAGGAACTGCGCAGCGATCCCGATGTGGAGCCCGACTCCTGGTCGGTCCATTTCAGGGGCTTCGGCGAATCCTCCCTCGAAGTCGAGGTGCTGATGTTCCTGAAGACGGTCGATTACAGGCAGTGGCTCTCCATGCGCGAGAGGAAGGGTCTGATGATCATGAGGGAGGTCGAGGCGGCAGGCCTCTCCTTCGCCTTCCCCACCCGCACCGTACGCATCGAGCGATGA
- the radC gene encoding DNA repair protein RadC, giving the protein MTGNAEGHRERLRKRFLESGGRGFSDREVLELLLTFARPRKDVREEAAGLLERFGSLDGVFRQSPDMLMTSPGIGPAAATLLSMVTFASQRAAKPAPGDCILDSVEKVKAYLAARLGLQRRERLVALLLDSSGRLLGERDIEMGTVDRASVHPRNLVEKVIALNATSVILVHNHPGGRAEASREDRALTARLSELGRSLGFRVLDHFIVAGPEVLSFRESGLMPGAD; this is encoded by the coding sequence ATGACCGGGAACGCAGAGGGTCACCGGGAGCGCCTGCGGAAGAGGTTCCTCGAGTCCGGAGGCAGGGGTTTCTCCGACCGGGAAGTGCTCGAGCTGCTCCTCACCTTCGCCCGCCCGAGGAAGGACGTGCGGGAGGAGGCGGCCGGCCTGCTCGAGCGTTTCGGCAGCCTCGACGGCGTGTTCAGGCAGTCCCCCGACATGCTGATGACCTCCCCGGGCATCGGGCCGGCGGCTGCCACCCTCCTCTCGATGGTCACGTTCGCCTCCCAGCGGGCCGCGAAGCCGGCCCCGGGAGACTGCATACTGGACAGCGTCGAGAAGGTGAAGGCCTATCTGGCGGCCAGGCTGGGTCTCCAGCGGAGGGAGCGGCTGGTGGCCCTCCTGCTCGATTCGAGCGGAAGGCTCCTGGGCGAGAGGGACATCGAGATGGGCACCGTGGACAGGGCCTCGGTACACCCGAGGAACCTGGTCGAGAAGGTCATCGCCCTGAACGCCACTTCGGTCATCCTCGTGCACAACCATCCCGGCGGCAGGGCCGAGGCCAGCCGCGAGGACAGGGCCCTGACGGCGAGGCTCTCCGAGCTCGGCAGGAGCCTCGGATTCCGGGTCCTCGACCATTTCATCGTCGCGGGCCCGGAGGTCCTGAGCTTCAGGGAGAGCGGTCTCATGCCGGGGGCGGACTGA
- a CDS encoding aconitase family protein, which produces MGRTMIEKILSAHGAGDCRPGDEVWIGIDSRTARDFAGASVVANVEKNGGARPIADPSKTFFTFDCNVPANTIPYADNQQTIRNFARKHGLKVFDVDAGIGSHVVIENRIARPGSTTVGTDSHLNIMGAIGAFGQGMGDVDIAFSFVSGKVWFEVPHSVKIVLEGMPAAGAEAKDVALAMLGRFNHHELLGKSVEVNGPWLEGASLSDCITLASLATEMGAVTILLPPNPSVLGFFGMTEAEAVYADFDAVYEKEYRLSVEGLKPLVAAPPNPNNVHPADQFSDVRIDGAFIGSCTNGTLDDMRLAARLLKGRKVAPGVMLKVVPATRAVWRTMMDEGLLADIFEAGGIISNPGCGGCASGQIGMTGRGEIQVSTSNRNFTGKQGAGDTYLAGVGTAVASAVLGRIASVGELGGN; this is translated from the coding sequence ATGGGCCGAACGATGATCGAGAAGATCCTCTCAGCCCACGGCGCCGGGGACTGCCGGCCCGGCGACGAGGTCTGGATCGGGATCGACAGCAGGACCGCGAGGGATTTCGCCGGAGCGAGCGTTGTCGCCAACGTGGAGAAGAACGGCGGGGCCAGGCCGATCGCCGATCCTTCGAAGACCTTCTTCACCTTCGACTGCAACGTGCCGGCCAACACCATCCCCTACGCCGACAACCAGCAGACGATCCGCAACTTCGCGAGGAAGCACGGCCTGAAGGTCTTCGACGTCGATGCAGGGATAGGCTCCCACGTCGTGATAGAGAACAGGATCGCAAGGCCGGGCTCCACCACGGTGGGCACCGACAGCCACCTCAACATCATGGGGGCCATCGGCGCCTTCGGGCAGGGCATGGGAGACGTGGACATCGCCTTCTCTTTCGTTTCCGGGAAGGTCTGGTTCGAGGTGCCCCACTCCGTGAAGATCGTGCTCGAGGGCATGCCGGCGGCCGGCGCCGAGGCGAAGGACGTGGCGCTGGCCATGCTGGGAAGGTTCAACCACCACGAGCTCCTCGGGAAGTCCGTGGAGGTAAACGGCCCCTGGCTCGAGGGGGCCTCGCTTTCCGACTGCATCACGCTCGCGAGCCTGGCCACCGAGATGGGCGCCGTGACGATCCTCCTGCCGCCGAATCCGAGCGTCCTGGGCTTCTTCGGGATGACCGAGGCGGAGGCCGTCTATGCAGATTTCGACGCCGTCTACGAAAAGGAGTACAGGCTCTCGGTCGAGGGCCTGAAGCCTCTCGTGGCCGCCCCGCCCAATCCCAACAACGTCCATCCCGCTGACCAGTTCTCGGACGTCAGGATCGACGGCGCCTTCATCGGGAGCTGCACGAACGGCACCCTCGACGACATGAGGCTCGCCGCCAGGCTCCTGAAGGGCAGGAAGGTCGCTCCCGGCGTCATGCTGAAGGTCGTCCCGGCCACCCGCGCGGTGTGGAGGACGATGATGGACGAGGGCCTTCTGGCGGACATCTTCGAGGCCGGCGGCATCATCAGCAACCCGGGCTGCGGCGGATGCGCCTCGGGCCAGATCGGGATGACCGGCAGGGGCGAGATCCAGGTGAGCACGTCGAACCGCAACTTTACTGGCAAGCAGGGGGCCGGGGACACGTACCTGGCCGGCGTGGGCACCGCGGTGGCGTCCGCCGTGCTGGGCCGGATCGCGTCCGTCGGCGAACTCGGGGGTAACTGA
- a CDS encoding YfcE family phosphodiesterase translates to MRIGVLADVHGNLPALQSAWRALLLESPDMVVNLGDLVHFGPCPEECVSFAREHDVESIQGNCDRAVARGRDSTGDEFVNSHWERLADEVLAWTRQRITRGASSWLKGLPEEFRLDVEGRRMLFTHGLPGNVAGSLPPAAADEVYDLLLSRNGCDVLVVGHTHEPQAVLRPGGWILNPGSVGAGTLPSAASAMVIDVSRKAGLSAFWLATRYDFSSYQESSRVSGLPQMFTRAVELGRDPRGGWHTCDTTWRQRWAER, encoded by the coding sequence TTGAGGATAGGCGTGCTGGCCGACGTCCATGGCAACCTCCCGGCGCTCCAGAGCGCCTGGCGGGCCCTGCTCCTCGAATCTCCCGACATGGTGGTGAACCTGGGCGACCTGGTGCACTTCGGCCCCTGCCCGGAGGAGTGCGTTTCCTTCGCCAGGGAGCACGACGTCGAGTCGATCCAGGGCAACTGCGACAGGGCCGTGGCAAGGGGCAGGGACAGCACGGGCGACGAGTTCGTGAACTCCCACTGGGAGAGGCTCGCCGACGAAGTGCTGGCATGGACGAGGCAACGCATCACGAGGGGGGCCTCCTCCTGGCTGAAGGGCCTCCCGGAAGAGTTCCGGCTCGACGTGGAGGGCAGGAGGATGCTCTTCACGCACGGGCTGCCGGGGAACGTCGCGGGATCGCTGCCTCCCGCGGCGGCCGACGAGGTCTACGACCTCCTGCTCTCGAGGAACGGCTGCGACGTGCTCGTGGTGGGGCACACCCACGAACCGCAGGCCGTGTTGCGGCCCGGCGGCTGGATCCTCAATCCCGGGAGCGTCGGCGCGGGCACCCTTCCGTCCGCGGCTTCCGCAATGGTGATCGATGTCTCGCGGAAGGCGGGCCTGTCGGCATTCTGGCTGGCGACCCGGTACGATTTCTCATCCTATCAGGAGTCATCGAGGGTTTCTGGGCTCCCGCAGATGTTCACCAGGGCCGTCGAGCTCGGAAGGGACCCGAGGGGCGGCTGGCATACGTGCGATACGACATGGAGGCAGAGATGGGCCGAACGATGA
- a CDS encoding DUF1343 domain-containing protein, with protein MPSTSEGNAAGNGICGGPLTGLDLLEPGDIPGRRVALLSHYAAVDRRCRTAAEVLHGMPGIELAALLGPQHGFWGQTQDNMIEWSTHPHPYWGIPVHSLYGESREPSPGMLSGIDCVVVDLQDAGSRYYTYIYAMALTMRSAARSGIPVLVLDRFNPAGLTRVEGPVQDGDMLSYVGMYPLPVRHGMSAGELARYFAALDGLPEPRVKRFATCDFEGFPRGYPWVHPSPNMPTPATALVYPGMCLLEATNLSEGRGTCRPFEVFGAPWLDEDGICDGLNGSGALAGAVLSPHRFIPTFSKHTGETCRGAILTVTDRDAFRPFAAGLAILAVCFRSGETGWRPPPYEYVYDRMPVDILSGSPRYRAAVEAGDPALLAGMAGADIPAHVRAVGASLLYDRSFRV; from the coding sequence ATGCCCTCCACCTCCGAAGGGAACGCAGCCGGAAACGGCATCTGCGGCGGACCCCTCACCGGACTCGACCTCCTCGAGCCCGGCGACATCCCCGGGCGCAGGGTGGCCCTGCTGTCGCATTACGCCGCCGTCGACAGGCGCTGCAGGACGGCCGCCGAAGTCCTCCACGGCATGCCGGGAATCGAGCTGGCGGCGCTCCTGGGCCCGCAGCACGGGTTCTGGGGGCAGACCCAGGACAACATGATCGAGTGGTCCACCCATCCCCATCCGTACTGGGGCATCCCGGTCCACAGCCTGTACGGCGAGAGCCGCGAACCCTCCCCCGGCATGCTCTCCGGGATCGACTGCGTCGTGGTGGACCTCCAGGACGCAGGTTCGAGGTATTACACCTACATCTATGCGATGGCGCTCACCATGAGGTCCGCCGCGCGTTCCGGCATCCCGGTGCTGGTGCTGGACAGGTTCAATCCCGCCGGGCTCACGCGGGTGGAGGGCCCGGTGCAGGACGGCGACATGCTCTCGTACGTGGGCATGTATCCCCTGCCGGTGAGGCATGGCATGTCTGCGGGCGAGCTCGCGCGGTACTTCGCCGCCCTCGACGGCCTGCCGGAGCCGCGGGTGAAGAGGTTTGCCACCTGCGACTTCGAGGGATTCCCCCGGGGGTACCCCTGGGTGCATCCCTCCCCCAACATGCCCACTCCCGCCACGGCCCTGGTCTACCCGGGCATGTGCCTTCTGGAGGCCACGAACCTGTCCGAGGGCAGGGGCACCTGCAGGCCCTTCGAGGTGTTCGGCGCCCCCTGGCTCGACGAGGACGGGATCTGCGACGGTCTGAACGGATCGGGAGCCCTCGCGGGGGCCGTGCTGTCGCCTCACAGGTTCATCCCCACGTTCTCGAAGCACACGGGGGAGACCTGCAGGGGCGCGATCCTCACGGTGACGGACCGGGATGCGTTCCGCCCGTTCGCCGCCGGATTGGCTATACTCGCCGTGTGCTTCCGGAGCGGGGAGACGGGCTGGCGCCCGCCGCCGTACGAGTACGTCTACGACAGGATGCCTGTGGACATACTCTCGGGTTCCCCGCGGTACCGGGCGGCGGTGGAGGCTGGCGACCCGGCTCTCCTCGCCGGCATGGCCGGGGCGGACATTCCCGCCCACGTGCGCGCCGTCGGCGCGAGCCTTCTCTACGACAGGAGCTTCAGGGTTTGA
- a CDS encoding MBL fold metallo-hydrolase has product MYVDVLGADGGKHSGSSLVAMKVGPSLLIDAGSAASLRDDEQHAIEAVLLTHAHLDHILELGFVADAAASLRDAPLRVLGSHAALQAVRTHYMNDLVWPDFSRIRTTHGPAIVYETIEDRVWMDLPGGLSAMPVPVNHGAGARGFLLRSPGGRAAIYTGDTGPSTEIWERARELPDIAMIIAEVSFPDSMTDLAIASDHLTPGLLERELRVLDRPGAPIYAFHLKPWYRQEIDRDLSRRLGDRAVLLMRGDRLEF; this is encoded by the coding sequence ATGTACGTCGACGTTCTGGGCGCCGATGGCGGGAAACACTCCGGGAGCTCCCTCGTGGCCATGAAGGTCGGCCCGTCGCTGCTGATCGACGCCGGTTCCGCGGCCAGCCTGCGCGACGACGAGCAGCACGCGATCGAGGCGGTCCTCCTCACGCACGCACATCTCGACCACATCCTCGAACTCGGTTTCGTGGCCGACGCCGCGGCCAGCCTGAGGGACGCGCCCCTGCGCGTGCTGGGCAGCCACGCGGCGCTACAGGCCGTCAGGACCCACTACATGAACGACCTGGTCTGGCCGGACTTCAGCCGGATCAGGACCACCCACGGACCGGCCATAGTCTACGAGACAATAGAGGACCGCGTGTGGATGGACCTGCCGGGAGGACTCTCGGCCATGCCCGTGCCCGTGAACCACGGGGCGGGTGCCAGGGGCTTCCTGCTGAGATCCCCCGGCGGGCGGGCCGCGATCTACACCGGCGACACGGGCCCCTCCACCGAGATCTGGGAGAGGGCGCGCGAGCTCCCCGACATAGCCATGATCATCGCCGAGGTGTCGTTCCCCGATTCGATGACCGACCTCGCGATCGCGAGCGACCACCTCACCCCGGGCCTGCTCGAGCGCGAGCTGCGGGTGCTGGACAGGCCGGGGGCGCCCATATACGCGTTCCACCTGAAGCCGTGGTACAGGCAGGAGATAGACCGGGACCTCTCGCGGCGCCTCGGGGACAGGGCCGTCCTCCTCATGCGCGGCGACCGCCTCGAGTTCTGA
- the alr gene encoding alanine racemase, with product MSAGDLVWVELDAEAPGHNLGELRRAAGGTPQVCAVVKSNAYGHGLAEMAGLIPGADWLGVNSLDEGIALRRLGEDRPVLVLGHVPLGRLPEAIAEDLRLTVYNFETLDALRACASPRTPARLHLKVETGTGRQGIHPGRAAEFASRARAIPGAELEGLSTHFANIEDTLNHSYAESQLAVFGRVLESFGPDRPRVVHTACTAAAILFPETSFDMIRAGIGLYGLWPSRETYLSAGLSGRPVPVLRPVLTWKTRIAQLKEMPSGSFIGYGCSYRTTRPSRIAVLPVGYYDGYDRALGNAAHVLVRGMRAPVVGRICMNLCMADVTDVPGAALEDEVVLLGRDGDECVPAEMLASWAGTINYEVVARINPLLPRRIVSAGSGPERARGEVS from the coding sequence ATGAGCGCAGGCGATCTCGTGTGGGTGGAACTCGATGCGGAAGCGCCCGGGCACAACCTGGGAGAGCTCCGCCGCGCCGCGGGGGGCACTCCGCAGGTATGCGCGGTGGTGAAGAGCAACGCATACGGCCACGGGCTGGCCGAGATGGCCGGGCTCATCCCCGGGGCGGACTGGCTGGGCGTCAACTCTCTCGACGAGGGCATCGCACTGCGGAGGCTGGGTGAAGACCGGCCCGTGCTCGTGCTCGGGCACGTCCCGCTGGGCCGTCTCCCCGAAGCCATCGCGGAAGATCTCCGCCTGACCGTCTACAACTTCGAGACGCTCGACGCCCTGCGCGCCTGCGCCTCTCCCCGAACGCCGGCAAGGCTGCACCTCAAGGTCGAGACGGGCACGGGGAGGCAGGGCATCCATCCCGGGCGGGCCGCCGAGTTCGCCTCCAGGGCGCGCGCCATCCCCGGTGCCGAACTGGAGGGGCTCTCGACCCATTTCGCCAACATCGAGGACACCCTGAACCACTCCTATGCCGAGTCGCAGCTCGCGGTGTTCGGCAGGGTGCTCGAGAGCTTCGGGCCCGACAGGCCGCGGGTGGTCCACACGGCCTGCACCGCCGCGGCCATCCTCTTCCCCGAGACGTCGTTCGACATGATCAGGGCCGGCATCGGCCTGTACGGCCTCTGGCCGTCGCGCGAGACGTACCTCTCCGCAGGCCTCTCGGGCCGCCCCGTGCCCGTCCTCAGGCCGGTGCTGACCTGGAAGACCCGCATAGCCCAGCTCAAGGAGATGCCTTCGGGGAGCTTCATCGGGTACGGCTGCAGCTACCGCACCACGCGGCCGAGCCGCATCGCCGTGCTGCCGGTGGGCTACTACGACGGCTACGACAGGGCGCTGGGGAACGCCGCACACGTGCTCGTGCGCGGCATGCGCGCCCCGGTGGTCGGGCGCATCTGCATGAACCTGTGCATGGCCGACGTCACCGACGTGCCCGGCGCAGCCCTCGAGGACGAGGTGGTCCTGCTCGGGCGCGACGGCGACGAGTGCGTCCCGGCCGAGATGCTGGCCTCCTGGGCCGGCACCATCAACTACGAGGTCGTTGCCAGGATAAACCCCCTGCTCCCCAGGAGGATAGTGAGCGCCGGAAGCGGGCCGGAGCGCGCCCGCGGGGAGGTGTCCTGA
- a CDS encoding DUF362 domain-containing protein has product MSEVFLTRTTDCGRAAMKALLSGFAPGVDGGTELYAVKIHAGEAGNTRFVPPSKVNAVVEALGLPRGRTFLTDTTVLYRGRRLTATAYLELAQEHGFGLPATPPFIIADGLRGTDEVSVKLPSCCEGTSARIARLITEADAMVVISHFKGHLLTGFGGALKNLGMGCASRGGKLYQHSPVKPAVRPSKCVKCGICMAHCPAGAISMPSGPAEISATRCIGCGECIQRCPKGATGVDWSQDNGVFVSRMTEYAVAVVSSCRIPVYVNFVTGVSGDCDCLEDQGGLLVDDIGILASKDPVALDQACLDLVTGAPAAKGSPVPSAGRGVDKFAAFRPGIDGTAQLAAAQMLGLGSRRYDLVEV; this is encoded by the coding sequence ATGTCCGAAGTATTCCTGACGAGGACGACCGATTGCGGACGGGCGGCCATGAAGGCGCTCCTGTCCGGCTTCGCCCCGGGCGTCGACGGGGGCACCGAACTCTATGCCGTCAAGATCCATGCCGGCGAGGCTGGCAACACCAGGTTCGTCCCGCCCTCGAAGGTGAACGCGGTGGTCGAGGCCCTGGGGCTGCCCCGGGGCAGGACCTTCCTCACCGACACCACCGTGCTGTACAGGGGAAGGAGGCTCACGGCCACGGCCTACCTCGAACTCGCGCAGGAGCACGGGTTCGGGCTGCCGGCCACCCCCCCCTTCATCATCGCCGACGGCCTGCGCGGCACCGACGAGGTGTCGGTGAAGCTCCCGTCCTGCTGCGAAGGCACCTCGGCCAGGATCGCCAGGCTGATCACCGAGGCAGATGCGATGGTCGTGATCAGCCACTTCAAGGGCCATCTGCTGACCGGCTTCGGCGGAGCGCTCAAGAATCTCGGGATGGGCTGCGCCTCGCGGGGCGGGAAGCTCTACCAGCACTCGCCGGTAAAGCCCGCGGTGAGGCCGTCGAAATGCGTGAAGTGCGGCATCTGCATGGCGCACTGCCCTGCCGGGGCGATCTCGATGCCGTCGGGTCCGGCGGAGATCTCGGCCACGAGGTGCATAGGCTGCGGCGAGTGCATCCAGCGCTGCCCGAAGGGCGCGACAGGGGTGGACTGGAGCCAGGACAACGGGGTGTTCGTCAGCAGGATGACCGAATACGCCGTGGCGGTCGTCTCCTCCTGCCGCATCCCGGTCTACGTCAACTTCGTGACGGGGGTCAGCGGAGACTGCGACTGTCTGGAGGATCAGGGCGGCCTGCTCGTGGACGACATCGGCATCCTGGCCTCGAAGGACCCGGTGGCGCTCGACCAGGCCTGCCTGGATCTCGTCACCGGGGCCCCTGCCGCGAAGGGTTCGCCGGTGCCCTCCGCCGGGCGCGGGGTGGACAAGTTCGCGGCCTTCAGGCCCGGCATCGACGGCACCGCACAGCTAGCCGCCGCGCAGATGCTCGGTCTCGGCTCCCGCCGCTACGACCTGGTGGAGGTCTGA
- the mscL gene encoding large-conductance mechanosensitive channel protein MscL has product MLKEFRDFAMKGNVLDLAVAVIIGAAFGAIVSSAVEDVIMPPIGLLVGGMDFSDLSLTIGSKPAAEAGMPPVPVTINYGVFANKLVNFLIIAFVLFLIVRSVTKLTKKREAAPAAPAEPPADVKLLTEIRDLLRQNR; this is encoded by the coding sequence GTGCTGAAGGAGTTCCGCGACTTCGCCATGAAGGGCAACGTGCTCGACCTGGCTGTGGCGGTGATCATCGGTGCAGCCTTCGGGGCCATCGTGTCGTCGGCCGTCGAGGACGTGATCATGCCCCCCATCGGGCTCCTGGTGGGCGGCATGGACTTCTCCGACCTCTCGCTGACGATAGGCTCGAAGCCGGCGGCCGAGGCGGGGATGCCCCCCGTCCCCGTGACCATCAACTACGGCGTCTTCGCCAACAAGCTGGTCAACTTCCTCATCATCGCGTTCGTGCTGTTCCTGATCGTCAGGTCCGTGACGAAGCTGACGAAGAAGAGGGAGGCAGCCCCGGCGGCCCCGGCGGAGCCTCCGGCCGACGTGAAGCTGCTGACGGAAATCCGCGACCTGCTCAGGCAGAACCGCTAG
- a CDS encoding Dabb family protein has product MIRHVVMWKVRESGDPGTGPVNALRVKRALESLNGRIPGLKRLEVGVATTTSADSSEIVLFSEFESAKALEVYREHPAHMAVVPIVRSVCTDRRSVDYLVD; this is encoded by the coding sequence ATGATCAGGCACGTCGTGATGTGGAAGGTGAGGGAGAGCGGCGATCCGGGAACCGGCCCGGTGAACGCGCTCCGCGTGAAGCGGGCCCTCGAGTCCCTGAACGGGAGGATACCCGGACTGAAGAGGCTCGAGGTCGGGGTCGCGACCACGACTTCGGCAGACTCTTCCGAGATAGTGCTCTTCTCCGAGTTCGAGTCGGCGAAGGCGCTCGAGGTCTACAGGGAGCACCCGGCCCACATGGCCGTGGTGCCGATCGTGAGGTCGGTATGCACAGACAGGCGGAGCGTCGACTACCTGGTCGACTAG
- the arfB gene encoding alternative ribosome rescue aminoacyl-tRNA hydrolase ArfB, with protein sequence MPLEIHPDDLRFRFGRTGGPGGQNVNKVNTAVRLVYDYARSSFLTDGQKALLSAVATRSRDGESVIVVEADTHRTQGMNRALALRKLQDIVDRALEPPPPERVVVTGLPASARAARAKRKRRRGAVKASRRDTFEEEWE encoded by the coding sequence ATGCCTCTCGAGATACACCCGGACGACCTGAGGTTCCGCTTCGGCAGGACCGGCGGGCCCGGCGGGCAGAACGTCAACAAGGTGAACACGGCGGTGAGGCTCGTGTACGACTACGCACGGTCGAGCTTCCTCACCGACGGGCAGAAGGCACTCCTGTCGGCCGTGGCGACCCGTTCGCGCGACGGGGAATCCGTGATAGTGGTCGAGGCGGACACCCACCGCACCCAGGGCATGAACCGGGCGCTCGCCCTCAGGAAGCTCCAGGACATCGTCGACAGGGCTCTCGAACCGCCCCCTCCCGAAAGGGTGGTCGTCACGGGCCTGCCTGCCTCGGCCAGGGCTGCGCGGGCCAAGCGGAAGAGGAGGCGTGGAGCGGTCAAGGCATCCCGCCGCGACACCTTCGAGGAGGAGTGGGAGTAG